TCGGGCCAGAACGTCCGCGAGGTGCTGAACCTCACCGTCACCGATCGCGACGGCGACCGGGCGACCGGCACGCTGACGGTGACGATCATCGACGATGCGCCGATCGCGCGCGCCGACATCGACAGCGTCGCCGCCCCCACCGGCCCGGCGGCGTCCAGCGCCACGGTCGGGGTCGATTTCACCGACGCCGCCTTCTGGTCGGGCGTGCCCGCGGGGAGCACCTCGGTCGCGCTGAACGGGGCGACGCTGTCGTCGATCAACGGCGCGCTCGGCTTCTACCTGGGCGCCAGCGTCTTCTCGCCCGGCGACGGCCGTCCGGGCCAGTCGTGGACCAACGAGGTCGACGCCTTCAACGACCAGCCCGAGGGGCTGCGCATCACCTTCGCCACCGCACAGTCGAACGTGCGGCTGGCGCTGGGACAGCTGTACCAGGAGCGGCTGTTCAGCCCGACGCCGGACGCGGAGCGCGTGACGGTGGAGGTCACGCTGGCGGACGGCACGACGCAGACGCGCACCGTCACCGCGGTGGCGACGTCGCAGCCCGGGTTGCTGAACGTGTCGCTCGCCGCGTCCGATTTCGGCGGCGTCGCGATCACGTCGGTGGTGCTGACCCCCGATCTGTCGCTGGCGCCCGTACCCGCGGGGGTGACGCCGGCCAGCAACGCGCTGCTGCCCTATTCGGAGTTCGTGCTGCGCGGCATCAGCTACGACGTCGCCTCCTTCGTGCCGCCCACCGCACCGTTCGCGGACGGCAACGTCCTGACCGGCGTCGGCGGGACCGATGCCAACACCACCGATGGCGTGGCCGATACGCAGGGCGCGGACGGCGCGACCGTGACCGGCGTGGTCGCGGGCGTCGCGACCAGCGCCAGCGGCAACCTGGGCACCGCGGTCGCGGGCACCTACGGCACGCTGACGCTGACGGCGGACGGCAGCTACCGCTACGTCCCCTCGTCCACCAATGCGGAGCTGCGCGCGCTGATCCCCGGCGAGACGCGGACCGACACCTTCACCTACACGCTGACCGACGGCGACGGCAGCACCGCCACGACCACGCTGACGATCACCATCGACGGCACCGACGATCCCGTGGCGCTGACCGGGCTGACCCCCGCGATCACCGGCGGCGACGTGATCGTGGCGGAGGCGAACCTGGCGAACGGCACCGCGCCGGACGCGACCGCACTGTCGCCGCAGGGCGACTTCACGATCGTGGCGCCGGACGGCTACGGCAATTTGAGCATCGCGGGCCAGACCGTGATGACGGGGGGCGCCTTCACCGCGACGACGATCACCACGCCGCTCGGCAACACGCTGGCGATCACCGGCTTCGACGCCGCGACGGGGCGCGTCACCTATCAGTACACGCTGAACGGCCCGGTCGATTCCGGCGGCACCCTGGGCGACCGCGTGACGGAGACGTTCAACGTCGTCGCCACCGACCGCAACGGGTCGAGCACGCAGGGGTCGCTGGTCGCGACGATCGTCGACGACGCGCCGATCCTGTCCGCCGATGCCGACCGCGTGACCGTGGGCACGCCCGCGACGCAGCAGAGCAGCACGACCGTGGTCGATTTCACCGACGCCGGCCTGTGGAACGGCGTTCCCGCGGGCAGCACGCAGGCCGGCTTCGGCGGCGGCGGCGTCACCTTGTCCTCGATCAACGGCGCGCTGGGTTACTATCTCGGCGCCAGCGTCTTTTCCCCCAGCGACGGCCAGCCGCGGCAGGCGTGGACCAACGAGGTCGACGCCTATAACGATCAGCCCGAGGGCCTGGTGCTGTCGTTCGCGCAGGCGCAGTCGACGGTGCGGATCACGCTCGGGCAATTGTATGTCGAGCGCCAGTTCAACTTCGCGCCCGACGCCGAGAAGGTCGACGTCACGGTCACGCTGGCGGACGGTTCCACCGCGACCCGCATCGTCACCGCCTCGCCCACGGCGGTGGGCGGCCAGGCGACGGTGACGTTGACGTCGGCGGACTTCGGCGGGCAGGCCATCCGCTCGGTCGCGCTGACCCCCGACCTGTCACCGCCCGCGCCGCCGGCGAACGGCGCGACGGGGCCGACGCTGAACACCCCGTTCTCGGAGTTCGTGCTGCGTGGTGTCGAGTTCCAGACGACGAGCGACACCCCGCAGTCGCGCTCCTTCGCGGACGGCAACGTGCTGACCGGCGTCGGCGGGACCGATGCCAACACCACCGACGGGGTGGCCGATCGGCTGGGGGCGGACGGCGGACAGGTCACCGGCGTCGGGCTGGGGTATCAGACCGTCACCGGCGGCGTGGGGACGCCGCTGACC
The sequence above is drawn from the Sphingomonas adhaesiva genome and encodes:
- a CDS encoding beta strand repeat-containing protein, with the translated sequence MSASDVQVVQGQGGGIMRIAVPVDGVVQLPAGTDLGTIVADGRDLIVALPDGTKLVIVDGAVFVPDLVVGTVEVPPSTLVALLIGHEPQTAAGPPSSSGGNFAVPVGSLGDAFAIGDLLPPTALAFTVPTFEDIDVRPRNIVDNLFPDITITTPQTPGGAIDAVATVSEAGLPARGNEPAGTNPTSNLETTTGSVQYDPGDAPAVVAVDGNAITTVGQTITTQFGVVTITAVRADGFDYSYTLSDNTSGQNVREVLNLTVTDRDGDRATGTLTVTIIDDAPIARADIDSVAAPTGPAASSATVGVDFTDAAFWSGVPAGSTSVALNGATLSSINGALGFYLGASVFSPGDGRPGQSWTNEVDAFNDQPEGLRITFATAQSNVRLALGQLYQERLFSPTPDAERVTVEVTLADGTTQTRTVTAVATSQPGLLNVSLAASDFGGVAITSVVLTPDLSLAPVPAGVTPASNALLPYSEFVLRGISYDVASFVPPTAPFADGNVLTGVGGTDANTTDGVADTQGADGATVTGVVAGVATSASGNLGTAVAGTYGTLTLTADGSYRYVPSSTNAELRALIPGETRTDTFTYTLTDGDGSTATTTLTITIDGTDDPVALTGLTPAITGGDVIVAEANLANGTAPDATALSPQGDFTIVAPDGYGNLSIAGQTVMTGGAFTATTITTPLGNTLAITGFDAATGRVTYQYTLNGPVDSGGTLGDRVTETFNVVATDRNGSSTQGSLVATIVDDAPILSADADRVTVGTPATQQSSTTVVDFTDAGLWNGVPAGSTQAGFGGGGVTLSSINGALGYYLGASVFSPSDGQPRQAWTNEVDAYNDQPEGLVLSFAQAQSTVRITLGQLYVERQFNFAPDAEKVDVTVTLADGSTATRIVTASPTAVGGQATVTLTSADFGGQAIRSVALTPDLSPPAPPANGATGPTLNTPFSEFVLRGVEFQTTSDTPQSRSFADGNVLTGVGGTDANTTDGVADRLGADGGQVTGVGLGYQTVTGGVGTPLTGTYGTLTLTADGSYTYVLNNDLPAVQRLSGSNTLVDRFTYTVTDGDGDRASTQLTITIQPQSAAARFSASAGPVMAAEDTAALHLSRATETTTGTTTLTAALLTAAVVAGEPAHARSPAPEAAATHTDADATGQAATTHAAAAAIEPVHQAAATEPATTQPAATTTTTPTHASATAEPVTTTDHAGVAGSHAASASEPAHDTAPHADATPVAAAPVAALAEGIAIPAALAPAAQVAEAPAAANATQAAQVLADVLHGGAPAHAAGIDTLLSALPQDQGVSDNSIHAASAPAYVAANDTGAAEAMSAAWNAMAAAHAQAAAAVTAHDGVMVVAHSA